A genomic segment from Salvia splendens isolate huo1 chromosome 13, SspV2, whole genome shotgun sequence encodes:
- the LOC121762270 gene encoding putative F-box/LRR-repeat protein At5g02930, with protein sequence MMHEDRITDLPSDILVSIISRLTIHEATSTSILSSRWRHLHAYNTHLNFTKYAIGEMDRIIYRSQYDLDRVVNHVLNSHRGSRIKEFTFDLHRCGVFYEIERYFEFALTRKAEMIHISPGRLTFRRLPDRNGLECLKDLSLISIEMSDQYFQFVVSNCPILECLTVKNCSKLENVAIVGPSKLKRLNLSFLSGIRSMVIRNAISLVSLTCFECRRECSVQLSNIPKLTKLNLRDSRYSRTQVEFISQMPYCIRDQLQLLRLSYAYYSSSDLCKLNLELLNNSWLQFVNMKYLELVIDKTTIHDYYYVSRYACRWVAAFCTLEDVGHDWGS encoded by the exons ATGATGCATGAAGATAGAATCACCGATTTGCCGAGTGATATTCTCGTATCTATAATCTCTCGATTAACAATCCATGAAGCGACTTCTACTAGTATACTTTCATCTCGTTGGCGACATCTTCATGCCTACAACACTCATCTCAATTTCACAAAATATGCAATCGGTGAAATGGATCGAATCATTTACAGGAGTCAGTATGACCTAGATAGAGTAGTCAATCATGTCTTGAATTCACATAGAGGCAGTCGGATAAAAGAGTTTACGTTTGACCTTCATAGATGTGGTGTGTTTTATGAGATTGAGAGGTACTTCGAGTTTGCCCTAACTAGGAAAGCCGAAATGATTCATATTTCACCAGGCCGTCTTACATTTCGTAGACTTCCAGATAGGAATGGTCTTGAATGTCTTAAAGATCTATCTCTAATTAGCATTGAAATGAGTGATCAATACTTTCAGTTTGTGGTCTCCAATTGTCCTATTCTAGAATGTTTGACAGTTAAAAATTGTAGCAAGTTGGAAAATGTGGCAATAGTTGGCCCCTCCAAATTGAAGCGTTTGAACTTGTCTTTTCTTTCGGGAATTAGATCCATGGTGATTCGCAACGCTATTAGTTTGGTTTCTCTGACATGCTTTGAATGCAGAAGAGAATGTAGTGTGCAACTAAGTAATATCCCGAAGCTTACGAAACTCAATCTTAGAGACAGTCGTTATAGTCGAACTCAAGTTGAGTTCATTTCCCAAATGCCATATTGCATACGCGACCAACTCCAACTACTGCGCCTCTCATATGCGTACTATTCATCTTCAGATCTGTGCAAG TTGAATCTTGAGTTGTTGAATAATTCGTGGCTTCAATTCGTAAATATGAAATATCTAGAATTGGTGATAGATAAGACGACCATACATGACTACTATTATGTTTCACGATATGCTTGTCGTTGGGTTGCAGCAT TTTGTACCCTGGAAGATGTCGGACACGACTGGGGAAGTTGA
- the LOC121762271 gene encoding putative late blight resistance protein homolog R1A-10, with the protein MAYAAVVSLSQTIDIFLDYHQNSISLQLKDAITSLHKHSVFLQSFFDEFPHKTNPWEEIISEATYMAERIIELQLSDSLLESSAGSSRSKLEQRRHQLPYGFNELKRATEQIQSIVDELKGERRVDGPDDELIEIISRLREGWTKTIAIYGEEGVGKTTLARSAYNDPSIAEHFDVRAWATVSSEYDRPRVIRDLLRSMNVESSSNDEDELTQTLLENVRGKRYLIVFDDIRDFRDREKLGILPKEGNGSRILLTTRLFIGSKFVDLFHKMSFMDEDNAWNLLEEKIFKGDPCPSQLVSAGKMIARSCRWVPWLIEVVCGVLAAADQTEAAWEDISENIRFAAFDYGNRHSRIRSLGYTYLPHHLRPCLLYLGICRKIHVSKLVKMWAAEGFLNETECKSVEETGEEYVQDLVRRNLVSVCSRKSNGRIKSIEIEDFFMFDLCVKQGRVDSFSFRADSGFRSSNWLKELKSCRGRVSCRVDEFYKCPNFLKGVYGSTIRTLMLYMSKSQRGFGLSIGNVRLLRILDLSNARHYDLPKGVFELFHLRYLAFYCGFSISKAISDLVNLQTLIICPRESDSIFAEFPDGIWRMPQLRHLLVSSFKLPTHKDATSALLERHGGGL; encoded by the exons ATGGCTTATGCTGCAGTTGTTTCACTCTCACAGACCATAGATATCTTCCTTGATTATCATCAAAATTCCATTTCCCTTCAATTGAAAGACGCAATCACCTCCCTTCATAAACACTCTGTTTTCCTGCAATCGTTTTTCGATGAATTCCCACACAAAACCAACCCCTGGGAAGAAATCATCAGCGAGGCGACATACATGGCAGAAAGGATCATCGAGCTTCAATTATCGGATTCATTGCTCGAATCGAGTGCTGGATCGTCGAGATCTAAGCTTGAACAGAGGAGACATCAACTCCCTTACGGTTTTAATGAGCTGAAAAGAGCAACAGAGCAAATCCAGTCGATCGTTGACGAATTAAAAGGCGAGAGACGCGTGGATGGTCCCGACGACGAGCTAATCGAAATAATTTCTCGACTCCGTGAAGGGTGGACGAAAACGATCGCAATTTACGGAGAGGAAGGCGTGGGGAAAACCACTCTGGCCAGAAGCGCTTACAATGATCCATCAATTGCTGAGCATTTTGACGTCCGTGCTTGGGCCACAGTATCCAGCGAATACGATCGGCCGCGAGTGATTCGAGACCTTCTCCGATCCATGAATGTCGAGAGTTCATCTAATGATGAGGATGAACTGACGCAGACTTTATTGGAGAATGTAAGGGGGAAGAGGTATCTCATTGTGTTTGATGATATTAGGGATTTCAGAGATAGGGAAAAATTAGGGATTTTGCCCAAAGAAGGGAATGGAAGTCGAATATTGTTAACCACGAGATTGTTTATAGGTTCTAAGTTTGTAGATCTTTTTCACAAGATGAGTTTTATGGATGAGGATAATGCTTGGAACCTGCTTGAAGAAAAGATATTCAAAGGGGATCCTTGTCCTTCTCAATTGGTGTCTGCCGGGAAGATGATTGCCAGAAGCTGCAGATGG GTTCCATGGCTTATTGAGGTGGTTTGTGGAGTACTCGCTGCTGCTGACCAAACTGAAGCTGCGTGGGAAGATATTTCAGAAAACATCAGGTTTGCTGCGTTTGACTATGGTAACAGACATTCTCGTATACGATCCCTAGGTTATACATACTTGCCTCATCATTTAAGGCCGTGTTTGTTATACTTGGGAATCTGTCGGAAGATTCATGTTTCGAAACTTGTTAAAATGTGGGCTGCTGAGGGTTTTCTGAATGAAACTGAATGTAAAAGTGTTGAAGAGACAGGGGAAGAGTATGTGCAGGATCTTGTTCGGAGAAATCTTGTTTCGGTCTGCAGTAGAAAGTCTAATGGCAGAATCAAGAGTATCGAAATAGAAGATTTTTTCATGTTTGATTTGTGCGTAAAGCAAGGCCGTGTAGATAGTTTCAGTTTTCGTGCTGATAGCGGATTTCGCAGTAGTAACTGGCTTAAGGAACTGAAGTCGTGCCGCGGTCGTGTGAGTTGCCGTGTTGATGAGTTCTATAAATGTCCTAATTTCCTGAAAGGTGTGTATGGCTCTACTATCCGAACTTTGATGTTATACATGTCGAAGAGTCAACGAGGGTTTGGATTGTCGATAGGAAATGTTAGACTGCTGAGAATACTGGATTTGTCAAATGCTCGCCACTATGATTTGCCAAAGGGAGTGTTTGAGCTTTTTCATCTCAGATACCTAGCGTTTTATTGTGGGTTCAGTATTTCGAAAGCCATTTCAGACCTTGTGAATCTTCAAACCTTGATTATTTGTCCAAGGGAAAGTGACAGTATCTTTGCCGAATTTCCAGATGGGATTTGGAGAATGCCACAATTGAGGCATCTCCTCGTATCTTCTTTCAAGTTACCCACTCACAAAGACGCGACTTCTGCTCTG CTTGAGAGACATGGTGGAGGATTATGA
- the LOC121762272 gene encoding kirola-like, with protein sequence MAGQPCKLVAQVAFKAGGDVFHHLMSKNPKHFAKVCPSKENGKEQRSKQVIEVNDEKKQVKFKVIEGDVLELYKNMVISYDVETKGGIDFVTRTIEYELLKPDNPPPVGLLNLGLELSKQVEVHIFG encoded by the exons ATGGCAGGCCAACCATGCAAGCTTGTGGCTCAGGTGGCGTTTAAGGCCGGAGGCGATGTGTTTCATCATCTGATGTCGAAAAATCCCAAACACTTCGCCAAAGTCTGCCCTTCCAAGGAGA ATGGGAAAGAGCAAAGATCAAAACAAGTTATAGAAGTAAATGATGAGAAGAAACAAGTAAAATTCAAAGTGATTGAAGGAGATGTTTTGGAGCTTTACAAAAACATGGTGATAAGCTATGATGTTGAGACCAAAGGAGGCATAGATTTCGTAACTCGGACTATAGAGTATGAGCTGCTCAAACCAGATAATCCACCTCCAGTAGGGCTCTTGAATTTAGGACTTGAATTATCTAAACAAGTGGAGGTTCATATTTTTGGATAA
- the LOC121762344 gene encoding xylulose kinase 2-like: MDDFSLPQGSFSLGFDSSTQSMKATVLDASLNIVAQEIVNFDSELSHYKTKDGVYRDPSVNGRIVSPTIMWVEALDLILERLHKSGLDFGKIVAVSGSGQQHGSVYWKTGSSRVLSSLDPKKQLADQLGDAFSVKESPIWMDSSTTEQCRAIEKAVGGAMELSSLTGSRAYERFTGPQIRRIFETQPEAYKSTERISLVSSFMASLLIGSYAAIDHTDGAGMNLMDIKERAWSKKILEATAPSLEEKLGKLAPAYDVAGQIASYFVERYHFDKNCLVIQWSGDNPNSLAGLTLNSPGDLAISLGTSDTVFAITNEHKACLEGHVFPNPVDTKGYMVMLCYKNGSLTREEIRNKCADKSWDVFSEYLQRTQPLNGGKLGFYYKDHEIIPPLPVGFHRYVLENFKGDTLDGVKETEVTEFDAASEVRALVEGQFLSMRAHAERFGLPSPPKCIIATGGASANDSILKEVASVFGCNVYKIQSSDSASMGAALRAAHGWLCSKKGSFVPISSMYSGKLEKTSLNCQLAVAAGGHDLVSKYGLLMKKRVEIENHLVQKLGRL; encoded by the exons ATGGACGATTTCTCTCTCCCACAAGGCTCATTTTCTCTTGGATTCGATAGCTCCACTCA GTCAATGAAAGCAACCGTTTTGGATGCAAGCTTAAACATTGTAGCTCAGGAAATTGTCAATTTTGATTCTGAATTATCGCATTACAAGACTAAAGATGGTGTTTATCGAGACCCTAGTGTTAATGGTAGAATCGTTTCTCCCACCATAATGTGGGTGGAGGCATTAGACCTAATCCTTGAGAGGCTCCACAAATCGGGGCTCGATTTTGGGAAAATCGTTGCTGTCTCCGGCAGTGGGCAGCAGCACGGCAGTGTGTATTGGAAAACCGGAAGCTCGAGGGTGTTGTCATCCCTGGACCCGAAAAAGCAATTGGCGGATCAGCTTGGTGACGCCTTCTCGGTGAAGGAGTCGCCTATATGGATGGACAGTAGCACCACGGAGCAATGTAGGGCCATTGAGAAAGCTGTGGGTGGCGCCATGGAGCTGTCGAGCCTCACTGGCTCGCGTGCTTATGAGAGGTTCACCGGCCCACAGATTAGGAGAATATTTGAGACGCAGCCTGAGGCTTATAAGAGTACAGAGAGAATCTCTTTGGTTAGCTCCTTCATGGCTTCGCTTCTTATTGGGAGCTATGCTGCTATCGATCACACTGATGGAGCTGGGATGAATTTGATGGACATTAAGGAGAGAGCTTGGTCGAAGAAAATTTTGGAG GCCACAGCACCGAGTTTGGAGGAAAAACTAGGGAAGTTGGCGCCTGCATACGATGTTGCTGGTCAAATCGCTTCTTACTTTGTGGAGAG GTATCATTTCGACAAAAACTGTCTAGTCATTCAGTGGTCTGGTGATAATCCTAACAGCCTAGCAG GTTTGACTCTCAACAGTCCTGGGGATTTGGCAATCAGTCTTGGCACCAGTGACACT GTTTTTGCCATTACTAACGAGCACAAGGCATGCTTAGAAGGCCACGTTTTTCCTAATCCAGTGGATACAAAAGGCTACATGGTTATGCTATGCTATAAGAATGGCTCCTTGACCCGTGAAG AGATAAGGAACAAGTGTGCGGATAAATCTTGGGATGTTTTCAGCGAATATTTGCAGCGGACACAACCTCTAAATG GTGGAAAGTTGGGATTTTATTACAAAGACCATGAAATTATTCCCCCGTTACCAG TTGGGTTCCATCGCTATGTTCTTGAGAACTTCAAAGGAGATACATTAGACGGGGTGAAAGAAACTGAGGTTACGGAATTTGATGCTGCCTCTGAG GTTCGAGCATTAGTTGAAGGTCAGTTCCTCTCTATGAGAGCTCATGCTGAGAGATTCGGACTACCTTCACCTCCGAAATGCATAATTGCAACTGGTGGAGCATCGGCAAATGACAGCATTCTCAAGGAAGTAGCTTCAGTTTTCGGGTGCAACGTATATAAAATCCAAAGCTCAG ATTCAGCTTCTATGGGAGCTGCTTTAAGGGCTGCTCATGGTTGGTTGTGCAGCAAGAAGGGCAGTTTTGTTCCGATTTCGTCCATGTATTCGGGCAAGTTGGAAAAGACCTCTCTCAACTGCCAACTTGCCGTTGCTGCTGGTGGCCACGACCTCGTCTCCAAGTATGGTTTGTTGATGAAGAAGAGAGTAGAAATCGAGAATCACCTTGTGCAAAAGCTCGGGCGATTGTGA
- the LOC121762901 gene encoding NADH dehydrogenase (ubiquinone) complex I, assembly factor 6-like — protein sequence MSSASSSSGVRAALSYCVQQVRNYDYHHYLCLLELPPNVRKSAFALRAFNVETARAMDVASDPRIGLMRLLWWQEAIDKIFSNKLIEHPVAQALASMASQNKASKIWLKRSVEARITDARREPADIPQTMEELERYGEDTMSTILYSTLEASGIKSTAADHAASHIGKASGLALLIKSLPYHASRNRHFSYIPAEIAEKHGLLVNQSGQSEIRMDSREELCNAVFEMASVANAHMQKARALAKTVPREAHPVLLPAVPTQVILDSLSRVQFDVFDPRLAQGVLGVSPLWYQLKLKWFSWRGKY from the coding sequence ATGAGCAGTGCTTCCAGTTCAAGTGGTGTACGAGCAGCTCTCTCCTACTGCGTTCAACAAGTACGAAACTATGATTACCACCACTACCTGTGCCTTCTCGAGCTTCCACCAAATGTGCGTAAATCCGCCTTCGCCCTCCGGGCGTTTAATGTTGAGACAGCGAGAGCAATGGATGTGGCTTCTGACCCCAGAATTGGGCTGATGCGGTTGCTTTGGTGGCAAGAAGCCATCGACaagatcttctccaacaagttaATCGAGCATCCAGTAGCGCAGGCGCTTGCTTCCATGGCATCCCAAAACAAAGCTAGCAAGATCTGGTTGAAGAGATCAGTCGAAGCTAGGATCACTGATGCCCGAAGAGAGCCTGCTGATATTCCACAAACCATGGAAGAATTAGAAAGATATGGCGAGGACACCATGTCAACCATCTTATACTCGACGCTCGAAGCAAGCGGTATTAAGTCCACTGCAGCAGACCATGCTGCGTCACACATCGGCAAGGCAAGTGGCCTCGCATTGCTTATCAAATCCTTGCCGTATCATGCCAGCCGGAACCGCCACTTTTCTTACATACCCGCTGAGATAGCAGAGAAACATGGGTTGCTGGTGAATCAGAGTGGACAATCCGAAATCCGTATGGATTCTCGCGAGGAGCTGTGCAATGCTGTCTTTGAGATGGCATCTGTAGCCAATGCGCATATGCAGAAAGCTCGTGCGTTGGCTAAGACAGTGCCCCGTGAGGCTCATCCGGTACTGCTTCCTGCTGTGCCAACGCAGGTGATCCTCGATTCTTTAAGCCGTGTGCAGTTTGATGTGTTTGATCCAAGATTGGCACAAGGTGTGTTGGGGGTTTCTCCTTTGTGGTATCAGTTGAAACTCAAGTGGTTTTCATGGAGAGGGAAATACTGA